Within Natator depressus isolate rNatDep1 chromosome 6, rNatDep2.hap1, whole genome shotgun sequence, the genomic segment gattgaagacaagatggaggagcggcagctgccttttatagtctcttgccatgtggtctctgctttctttgtcccaaggacaagctgcccatcccatggcctgggaACACCTCAGAGCTCTGTCCCTAGGCAGGGCCCTGCGCACCTGGCCGAGTCCccaggtgtgtctgccttctctcagtgggtcagttgtgtcgctgagggtccttaatgggccacccagcaggctaggcagagctgaccccaACTTGCCTGGGGTGTCCCCcggaagcatagcataagtttggaatacagacagtatagagccaatacttataactttaaatacaaaaatgatacatgcaaacagatcgcataatcctaaccagccaaccgtaaccttgtcttagacaccttatttgaccccctttatacaagatttggtgctaatacaggaccttggttgcaacaatgttctatacggtcccagttcaagtcaataacgtcacagagcccgagtcagctgacgcaggccagctgcaggtattTTACCGCAGCGGAGACGCTCactcagaaagcctttcacaagcccctcaccaaaggctcttaagccaaGTGAgctgtcctgggataagagggaagcgcctctcatggatcagtaactgattaaaaggcagggaacaaagggcaggaataaatggtcagttttcacagtggagagggataaatagtggggtcccccaggggtctgtcctgggctcaGCCCTGCTCAACATATTAATACattatctgggaaaaggggtaaccagtgaggtggcaGAGTTCAGTGTCTATACATAACTCGTTACCTAGTGCCATACCCCATGTCCAGTGCAACACAGGCTTTCATTAAAGACCTCACACCATGTCCCTTGGCGAACTTCTGTGTAGCTACCAGACCCAAGGGATCCCTGTAACCCTTATGCACCCCTGGGCCCTCAGCCAGTTGCCATCAAGAGGCCGTTGGATCAGCATCCTTCTCCCTCACCAGGACCCGGCCCGGGAGATCCGCAGGGTCATGGACTTCTTGGAGGTGGAGCTGCCTCCAGAGGTGCTGGAGAAAATCGTCCAGCAAACGTCCTTCCAGATCATGAAGGAGAACCCCATGGCCAACTATAGCAGTATCCCCAGTGTCATCCTCGACCAGACCATCAGCCCCTTCATGCGCAAGGGTgagcggagggggagggggacctggggattgtggggaccccTTACCCCACTGGCTTTGTCTGGAAAGTTCCCTATACACTGCTCCGTAGCCCTCTGGAACGGGGCCTAGGGGACTTGCGCAAGGTACTCTGGGTAATGTCTGCTTGGTCTGAAGCCTTGCCTTATTACCCATAGTCCCTTGTGGGGGGCCTTGGCATTAGCACTTGGCATTAGCGCCCCATAAGGTcacaggtgggggggcagggtcgTGTCCTTTCGGCTCTTCCCAGGGATTCTGGGTAACTCCTGTTGGGCTGGGTCCCCATGGCATTCTTCCCGGCGGTCCTGTCCTGTGACCCAGCCGGCTGCGGGGCACGGTATGGAGGGGGGCGCTCCCTGGAGCCGGGGTCCCCTGGCTGGGGGTGGAaggcacttcctggggaaggggcagctgctgctggtgagggGTCTCCCCGCTGataccccctctcctccccaggcgAGGTTGGCGACTGGAAGAACCATTTCACCGTGGCGCAGAGCGAGGCATTCGACGCCCATTACCAGCGCTGCATGGAGGGGACCGGCCTGCACTTCCGGACCCAGATCTAGGGCCCGCCCCACAGGTGCAGAcaggccccccgcccccgggaacAGCGCTGCAATAAAAGTTTATCTCCTGACCCTGGACATTGTGATACCTGGGAGGGCGTGTCCCAgaggtgggagtgggggctggtgccTCAGGAAACTTCCCCTTCAGCCCGAGACAGGATGTGCCCACGatggccccccccaccccccctccccgagtgTCCTCCCGTCCCCTGGGGCTCAGGTGCTGCTTGGAGGGTGAGTCGCACCACAGAGAGCTCACCTGTCAGGAAGTCGCAGATCGATGTcaagcgggggggtggggggcgggcaggCTGCATTTCCTCCATGGGGCTGTGTAAATAGCAATGAACTCAGGGTTGTTCTCTGTGAGCCAGGGAAAGGGAAAAGGGACTTGGCTGGGAGGCCCTGCCAGCACCACAGGAAAAGCTGGCAACTCTGGGGGGACAGATTccatggggctggggggtctCTGCATTCCCCTCGTCCTCAGAGCCGCTAGCAAGGGCAGGAGTGTAACCCTTTGACCTGAGCAGCTAGCCAAAAATCCAGCAGCTTGTTCCTGTGAGGAGGAGAAATCGGTGGCAGTCGGggatttctttgatgcagttttgtttatttacaaactgTACAAAGTCCTGCGTCGCGGAACGCAGAGAGACGCAGACACCAGGAAACTGGGGGGTTATTTGCTCAGAGCACCAAGACCGCTCTTCTAAGCCTGCATCCCCAACCAAAACCCTCTCTGCCTGTTTCTTCCAGGGGCAGACACCGCACTGCCGGCTGCTCCCTCAGGCTGGCTCTGACTCTCGCAGGCCGGGTCTCCACTAGGAATGTTCTTCGGCATAGCGACAGccctcagaggtgtgaaaatctACACACTTGAGAGATGCCGGTATACCAACCTCAGCCCCAGCGTAGGCAGCGCTAGGTGGACGGACTAATTCTCCAAGCGGCCcggctactgcctctcggggaggtggacaCCTACGCGGATGGGCGAAGCCCTGGCGCACACAGCGTCTTCACTGACGCGCTGGTTAGATAAGCCGGTGACGGCGCTCCTGGGCTCCGACGTGCTCCTGACGTGCAGCTTCCCCGCGGCCCCGTGCGGGGCGGGCGAGGGGGACGGGCAGCGGCGGGTGACCTGGTACTTCCAGGGCCAGGCGCTGATGGAGCTGGACGGCATCGCGGTCACCACGAGGAAGGGGGCAGAGTCTTTGCCCCTGGGCTGCCCAGGGGCAACGCTTCGCTCCTCCTGCCCCGCGTCACGCTGGCCGAGCAGGGCCCCTACCGCTGCTCCGTGCGCTACGGGGGGCAGCGCAGAGAGGGCAGCGTCCGCTAACGGGTGGCAGGTAGAGTCACGCCCTGGCCTCGCCCCGTGCTCCCGCCCAGGTAGGGCTGCGGCACTGGGCCCCTGACGAgctcggccccggccccgggatgGCTGCCAGGGTAACCAAAAGCCAACGAGTAACAGCCCAATGTCCTGACAACAGGGCTCGGGCTGACTCGGGGGCCCTGGACTTCACACCCTGCTCTGCGAGCGCTCGCTCACCCTCATCCTCTGCTCCATGCACCCTTCAGGGGCTGGCCGGGCAACCCAGGCCTGCTCAGGGCCCCACAGTGCCCAGTaacccccccaaaacacaaaccAACCTCTGCCCTCCTGGGGCTGGACCTTCCCCCACAGCCTGTTCCTCCATTGGACCCTCCCTCCctggagggccagatcctgcctttACCTCCCCACTGGGGCTCATTCCCCCGGCGGCTGCTCCGTGGGCCTCCTGGCCTCTTATCGACTTCGCTACTCGGGAGAGGAGCCCAGAGCCGCCCCCAAACTCTCGAATCCCAGACAAGGGCAGGGTTCCTCCCGCAGCCCCTTCTGCTCCACACTTCCTGCCTCCATAGGACCCGGCCCCTCTTCCCTCGAACTCAGCTTCAGCTGGGCCAGCCCTCcgccaggtgcagccaggtgggtAACGGGCCTCTCCGGCCCCATTAACCCTTTCGGGGCCAGGATGGGGCATGTACCCCATCACGACCCCCTCCGGCACCCGTTCTGGTGCCGGGGGTAACACCCACTGGGCTCCCGTTAGCAGGCACATCCCCGGGGAATCTCCCGTAGTGTCCACGGGCTAGGCGGGGGAACCCCCAGGCATttcggttgtgagttcaatccttgagggggccatttaggaatctggggcaaaaattggggattggtcctgctttgagcagggggttggactagatgacctcccgaggtcccttccagccctgatattctatgattgtatgatttccccaggggctgggctcagctccctggcTAGGCAGCAGGTCACAGGGACCatggcaggagcagggaggggcagaggtgagggcGTCTCTCTCTCACCTGCTCCCTTTGCCAGGGCCGGAGGAGCAGCACGGCCTCCTGGAGCCGGGGCTGAGGATCCTGCTGTGGACGCTGCGAGGGGCTCTCCTGCTGGCCATGGCGCTGGGGGGCTGGAGCTGTTACTGCTCTGGGAGGAGGCGTGGGCAGGTAAGGGCTAAGGGCAGAGGCCCCGACCAGCGAGCACAGCATCGGTACTGGCACGGCCCTGCTGGGACGCCAGCCCTCAGTCCGGTGACACGAGCTCACGGCAGGaagccaggtgctgggggagggagacgCCTCCCCGCGGCTGCATCTCCCCTGTGGGGTAACTGGTCCGAGGGACCTGCCAGAGCTCTGCCCACCCAGCGCTGCCGGTGACCGTGTCCCCCTCTGGCCCGGGCTCTAAGTCTCTCCTTGTTGCCGGCACAGGTGCGGGAGTGGATCTGGATCCCCCACCGCTGGAGATCAGTGTGGGGCGCAGCCAGAGGAAACGGCAGAGGGACTGGCGGGGCCGTCCCTGCTGAGCGGCTAGAGAAGGGGATCCCAGTGAGCACGGCCCATGGAGCTGCCTGTGCATCGCGCCTCGCTCTCACCGGGGGCCCCCGGCTGAACTGCTGATGGGTCCATCCCTGCGTCTGTCAGTCCTGCCTCCCCAGCGAGGTCTCAGCAGCATCCCCGCTCCCCAAGATCTGGGTGTCAATAAAAGCTGCCCATCCCCCTTCCTGTGCGGCAGACACAAGACGCCCCTGTATCTCCCTCAGGTGCTTTCATGCAAACCCTCAGATTCAGCCCCACAGGGCCTTGCTCCGGCCCCTCACTCCTGAGTGTGGCTGGAATGTGGTTCCCCCCTCACTCTGGCCCCACACAAATGGCTGGCCAGTGCCCAGACCAGAGCAATAAATTGTCTCTCTGGACTCCGTGGAGGTGTCTTACTGGGTCGTGCTGTGGTAGTTAAATTCCCAGCAGGTTGTGAGGGGCCCTTACCCTGCACCCCATGAAGAGGGTCAGCGATCCCGACACCTCGAATGGGGGGGTGCTGGGTTACAAGGCAGGAAATGCTGCCTGTGGGAGGAGTCCCTTTAATACGCAGAAGGAAGGTTCCATGGCCCTTGGGGAGATGGAACGCTGGGGACCTGAGGGTTCCATGGCCATATGGGGTGATGGAACGCTGGGGACCTGAGGGTTCCATGGCCATATGGGGTGATGGAACGCTGGGGACCTGAGGGTTCCATGGCCCTTGGGGAGATGGAACGCTGGGGACCTGAGGGTTCCATGGCCATATGGGGTGATGGAACGTTGGGGACCTGAGGGTTCCATGGCCCTTGGGGAGATGGAACGCTGGGGACCTGAGGGTTCCATGGCCCTTGGGGTGATGGTACATTGGGGGTGGGAAGGTTCCATGGCTGCTGGAAGTGACAGCTGTCAGACAGACGCAATGGGGGCAGcggggcagctggagagagggggGCACCTCCTGTTGGTATGTGGGGTCACAAACCTGTGAACAGGGCCAATGCCCAGGAGAACCCAAGGGGTCTGCTACCATGGGAGTACCCGAGTGCCCAGCCACAGGGAAGTGTGACTGGGGCAGCACCAGGACATGCCAGCGAGGGACAGGACCATGGCACAGCTAACTAGCCAAACATCCTCCTTGGCATCCCGTCCCCCGTGCATATCTACTGGTGTCATGCACTCCGAGACCCTGTGGTCTCTCTCAGCTCCGTCCGGTCCCTGGGTGGaccccccttcagtgtgacaaccCTTCTCGGCGGTCGACTCTCTCTCCGGGGTTAAGCCCTGGGCTCCAGcgcctcctggaaccgcacctctctgagcctccagCACGCCCgtctctgccgtgggccccctcagggagtcccctcgctctggccccccggggcctccacccccagagggAGCAATGCCCCCCGATCTCCAGcctgcagtgactctcagccaggggAACACAGGCAGGTTATTAGTCATcgggaacacagcgtagaacagagcttgttagcacagaCATTAGGAATCTTCAGCAAGGTTCCATGGCCCTTGGGGTGATCaaagaatcacaggactggaagggaccccgagaGGCCAGCAAGTCCAGCtacctgcactgtggcaggaccaggtaaacctagaccagcccggacaggtgtttgtccaacctgttcttaggAGCCTCCAACGATGGGgactccaccaccacccctggacagccttagagttagaaagcgtttcctaatatctaaccttagtcttcctggctgcagattgattcagcccatttcttcttgtcctaccttcagtgggcagagagaacaattgatcactgtcctctttctaacagcccttaacCTAGCTGAAGAGTGTCTGTTCCCTGCCGTCTTCTCTTCCCTGGACTAAACACGCCCAGTTCTTTTTGTCAGGTCAGGGTTTTGGACCCTTGGAccagttttgttgctctcctctggactctccactTTGTCCCCAGCTTGGCTAACACCTGCTGCCCAGATCTGCacccagcactccagctggggcctgccCATTGCGCGTGGGACAGCTACCGCCCGTGTCTTACGTACAGAGCTGCTGCTAACACACCCCAGCCGGAGAGCCGCCTTTCCCACAACGGCATCACATTGTCATCTACTGTTCCACTCTAACCCGcagatcctcttcagcagtaGCACCACCGGCCAGGGATTCTTgcgtttgatttttctttcctgagAGAAGCACTTTGcagttgtctttattgaatttcatcttgttgacttcagaccagTCCTCTCATTTGGCAAGGTCAGtttgaattctaaacctgt encodes:
- the LOC141988406 gene encoding uncharacterized protein LOC141988406; the encoded protein is MGEALAHTASSLTRWLDKPVTALLGSDVLLTCSFPAAPCGAGEGDGQRRVTWYFQGQALMELDGIAVTTRKGAESLPLGCPGATLRSSCPASRWPSRAPTAAPCATGGSAERAASANGWQVESRPGLAPCSRPGPEEQHGLLEPGLRILLWTLRGALLLAMALGGWSCYCSGRRRGQVREWIWIPHRWRSVWGAARGNGRGTGGAVPAERLEKGIPVSTAHGAACASRLALTGGPRLNC